A window of Fragaria vesca subsp. vesca linkage group LG7, FraVesHawaii_1.0, whole genome shotgun sequence contains these coding sequences:
- the LOC101302017 gene encoding soyasaponin III rhamnosyltransferase-like, which produces MPDWIVLDFAAHWVVDIAKEYVVPLVYFSAFSAASSVFFGPPENLSGVNRNYVLPSPKSLTSPPDWIAFPSLVAFKEYEAIYVPRGFWGADSTGISGASRLAKIISKSSFGTSTHLGGECKLNKEQFHEIAHGLEFSDLPFIWGLIKPNSDNSDQVDDFLPLGFVDRTSEKGLVCFGWVPQMEILGHPSIGGSLFHSGWGSVIETLQFGHCLVVLPIIFDQPLNARLLVEKGLAAEVKRNEDGSLSREEIAKSLRLAIVEEEGEQLRTNARKAGAAFGDHKLQDHYIGAFVEYLKNNIKKEVINRSS; this is translated from the exons ATGCCGGATTGGATAGTACTCGATTTCGCTGCTCATTGGGTGGTCGACATTGCTAAAGAGTATGTCGTTCCATTAGTCTACTTCTCTGCTTTCTCCGCGGCTAGCAGTGTATTCTTTGGCCCCCCTGAAAATCTCTCTGGTGTGAACAGAAACTATGTTCTTCCATCACCAAAAAGCTTGACATCTCCACCAGACTGGATCGCCTTTCCTTCTTTGGTGGCGTTCAAGGAGTATGAAGCAATTTATGTGCCTCGAGGGTTTTGGGGTGCAGATAGTACTGGGATAAGTGGAGCTTCTAGGCTTGCCAAGATAATCAGCAAGTCAAGCTTTGGCACTTC AACACACCTTGGGGGTGAGTGTAAGCTGAACAAAGAACAATTTCATGAGATAGCTCATGGGTTGGAGTTTTCGGATTTGCCATTTATTTGGGGACTCATAAAACCCAATTCAGATAACAGTGACCAAGTCGATGATTTTCTGCCTTTAGGTTTTGTTGACAGAACATCTGAGAAAGGGCTTGTTTGCTTCGGATGGGTGCCTCAAATGGAAATTTTGGGGCACCCATCAATTGGGGGCTCTTTGTTTCATTCTGGATGGGGTTCTGTGATTGAGACTCTGCAATTTGGGCATTGCCTTGTTGTGTTACCAATAATTTTTGATCAACCTTTGAACGCAAGGCTTTTGGTAGAGAAGGGTCTGGCTGCCGAAGTGAAGCGCAACGAAGATGGATCGCTTAGTAGAGAGGAAATAGCAAAATCATTGAGGCTAGCAATAGTGGAAGAAGAAGGAGAGCAGCTGAGAACCAATGCGAGGAAAGCTGGAGCAGCTTTTGGAGATCACAAGCTGCAAGACCACTACATCGGTGCATTTGTTGAATATCTTAAAAATAACATCAAAAAAGAGGTGATCAATCGATCATCCTAG